The genomic segment GGTCAATTTTTGGATTCTTTGAAAGCTGGTAACTTGTCTATCCCTATTGGCGTTTGCTTGTTTTTCATGATGTATCCCACAGTGGTAGGAATAAGATTCCGTGATGTTATTAAGTCCACGAAAAAGCCTAAACCTTTACTGCTTACCATAATTGCCAACTGGTTAATTGCTCCGCCACTAATGACACTTTATGCAAATTTGATATTAACCGACCCATTGCAGAAAGCTGGAGTTATTCTACTTGGACTGTCACCGTGCACAGCTATGGTAATGTGGTGGATAATGTTAGCTAAAGGAGACTTAGCACAAGGACTCATAAACACTACCATAAATGCTCTTTTGATGATAGCTCTGTATGCCCCACTAGCAGCCTTCTACATGGGAATAAGCAACATACCCATTCCATGGGACCTAATCGTCTACAGCGTAATCTTCTTTATAGCCCTACCCGTCTTCTTGGGAGCACTATCCAGACGGGTTATTATGAACAAAAAAGGCGAAGAATGGTTTAATGAAATATATCTTGGGTTGGTGCGTAAAATATCCATAATCGCGTTACTGCTCACACTAATCGTCATGTTCTCTCTTGAAGGAGAAGTTATCCTAAACAATCCAGCACTTGTCGCTCTGCTAGCAGCCCCAAACTTGCTTCACTACGTTACAATGATTACCCTAACATACTCCATAGCTTGGCTATCCAACTGGAACTATCAAACTTCAATTGTAACCACGCTTATAGGCTCAAGCAGCCACTTTGAAGTTGCAATAGCAGTTGCAACAACAATTTTCGGCATAGGCTCTGGAGCCGCCCTAGCCACAGTCATCGGCCCGTTGATGGAAGTTCCTCTCATGCTCTCTCTCACCAAACTTGGCTTATGGACCAGCAAATACTTTCCAAGAAAAATGCATGCAGCAAAGTAAAACTATAACTGATAAATAGGAGTTTGCTGAAATCATGCATACATAAACTGAAAGGCGCGCGTATGTGCAATGAGTTCTGCAAAAACGGACACCATTGAAGTCAGCGTATTGACCAAGGTTTTCGACGGCAGGGTTAGGGCAGTAGATGAAATAAGTTTTATTGTGAAGGAAGGCGAAATTCTAGGGTTTCTTGGTCCTAATGGGGCTGGCAAAACGACCACGCTAAATATATTGTCAACACTGTTGAAACCAACCAGCGGCACGGCTACTATAAACGGACATGACATTGTTGAAGAACCAGACGCAGTCCGCCGAAGTATAGGATATGTATTCCAAGATCCAACGCTGGACATAGAATTAACTGGCCGCGAGAACTTAGACTTCCATGGGCGACTATACAACCTAAATCGAAATCTACGAAAGCAACGGATTAAGGAAATGTTGGAGATAGTCCAACTTACTGATCGAGCTGACGACCTCGTTAAGACTTATAGCGGCGGTATGAAAAGGCGACTGGAAATAGCAAGGGGATTACTCCACTACCCCAAAGTTCTCTTTTTGGATGAGCCAACACTGGGTCTCGACCCCCAGACTCGCCGTTCCATTTGGGAACACATCCAACGCCTGAATCAAGAGGAGAAAATCACGATCATTCTGACCACGCACTACACGGAAGAAGCAGACTATCTCTGTGGCCGCATTCTTATCATTGACTTTGGCAAAATCGTGGCGCTGGACACACCGGACAAGCTGAAAGCACAGTTAGAAGGAGATGTTGTGAGCCTAACCTTCAAAGCTCCTGAGATGATTTCGAAAGTGCGTCCCCTCTTTGAGAAAAAGAATTGGATACGTCGTATTCATCTTGTGTCCGCTGATGACAACCAAGCCACAGCAAGCAGGATGATGAATATGA from the Candidatus Bathyarchaeota archaeon genome contains:
- a CDS encoding ATP-binding cassette domain-containing protein, with protein sequence MSSAKTDTIEVSVLTKVFDGRVRAVDEISFIVKEGEILGFLGPNGAGKTTTLNILSTLLKPTSGTATINGHDIVEEPDAVRRSIGYVFQDPTLDIELTGRENLDFHGRLYNLNRNLRKQRIKEMLEIVQLTDRADDLVKTYSGGMKRRLEIARGLLHYPKVLFLDEPTLGLDPQTRRSIWEHIQRLNQEEKITIILTTHYTEEADYLCGRILIIDFGKIVALDTPDKLKAQLEGDVVSLTFKAPEMISKVRPLFEKKNWIRRIHLVSADDNQATASRMMNMMHGMAAGSGMMGGISHGSTGRSRIPKHFEKMPSQGTTSQNSSSNQAPSSKRLNLLVDDGGHRIPSIVKLADEAGVVLESVELHKPTLDDVFISVTGRNIRDQRGSFMEMVRRHRIMRQARGRQVHG
- the arsB gene encoding ACR3 family arsenite efflux transporter — its product is MPNSQKKKVSLGIFEKYLTLWIAICIPVGLLLGRFFPSFGQFLDSLKAGNLSIPIGVCLFFMMYPTVVGIRFRDVIKSTKKPKPLLLTIIANWLIAPPLMTLYANLILTDPLQKAGVILLGLSPCTAMVMWWIMLAKGDLAQGLINTTINALLMIALYAPLAAFYMGISNIPIPWDLIVYSVIFFIALPVFLGALSRRVIMNKKGEEWFNEIYLGLVRKISIIALLLTLIVMFSLEGEVILNNPALVALLAAPNLLHYVTMITLTYSIAWLSNWNYQTSIVTTLIGSSSHFEVAIAVATTIFGIGSGAALATVIGPLMEVPLMLSLTKLGLWTSKYFPRKMHAAK